One candidate division WOR-3 bacterium genomic window carries:
- a CDS encoding DUF5714 domain-containing protein — protein sequence MKEKMAEAKKIYYEKDFRNYMRGMQGFTNEDFEKVVPLIKDKVIKSNEKNPYEIFERILKETANEWNKPTFPVHADWHHYLVPGVILAAMRNCGYNITDKDIEEAMHRGENFPGGSCGFAGTCGGAFSVGIVMSIVNKTTPLHVEERVESMQAVIDTLNEIKKYPRRCCKRSSYTAIETAVKFLNKKGYDKIEIGKINCSWSSGNKTCLGIKCPYFKKN from the coding sequence ATGAAAGAAAAAATGGCGGAAGCTAAGAAAATCTACTACGAGAAAGATTTTCGAAACTACATGAGAGGGATGCAAGGATTTACAAACGAGGATTTTGAAAAAGTCGTTCCTTTGATAAAGGATAAAGTAATCAAATCAAACGAAAAAAATCCTTATGAAATATTCGAGCGTATCTTGAAGGAGACCGCTAATGAATGGAATAAACCAACTTTTCCAGTGCATGCAGATTGGCACCATTATTTAGTTCCTGGCGTTATTTTGGCTGCCATGAGAAATTGCGGTTACAACATAACTGATAAGGACATTGAAGAAGCAATGCATCGGGGGGAGAATTTTCCTGGCGGTTCATGTGGATTTGCCGGAACTTGCGGCGGGGCATTTAGTGTGGGGATTGTTATGAGTATTGTGAACAAAACAACACCTCTCCATGTGGAGGAGCGAGTTGAGAGTATGCAGGCAGTCATAGATACATTAAACGAAATAAAGAAATACCCTCGGAGATGCTGTAAAAGAAGTAGTTACACTGCAATAGAAACTGCTGTAAAATTCTTGAATAAGAAAGGATACGATAAAATAGAAATAGGAAAGATTAATTGTTCATGGTCATCGGGAAATAAAACTTGTTTGGGGATTAAATGTCCTTATTTCAAGAAGAATTAA
- the xerA gene encoding site-specific tyrosine recombinase/integron integrase, which yields MSNLYDKNRQVSKVSIKRGESGEIRVSFSYIPDFVQRIKTIEGHRWHPDGKYWGFPNTNGTLEKILKVFEGQEINLDPALQNVIVENKVAPAKAEKQFQAESNKISSPLVGEDKGEGDFKDLRRELLSRKYSYKTIKTYLYFNRDFLNFIGKGPSEITDNDIKDYLVHLAEEKQSATSTLNQAINALKFYYGSMLKKKFIHEVKRPRRDRKLPVVLSKEEIAKILNSVYNIKHKAILMLTYSAGLRVGEVVKLKLEDIDSNRMLIHIKGSKGRKDRYTVLSETALQMLREFWKKYRPKKWLFEGAREERHLSIRSVDKIFRNACSKARIKKDVSVHTLRHSFATHLLEAGTDLRYIQELLGHAHSKTTEIYTHVSTKSLGKITSPLDTINMTKGDKK from the coding sequence ATGAGTAATCTTTATGACAAAAATAGGCAAGTGTCGAAAGTTTCTATTAAAAGAGGCGAATCAGGTGAAATCAGGGTCTCTTTCTCTTATATTCCAGATTTTGTGCAAAGGATTAAAACCATTGAAGGACATCGCTGGCATCCTGATGGGAAGTATTGGGGTTTTCCAAATACCAATGGAACTCTGGAGAAGATTTTGAAGGTTTTTGAAGGGCAAGAAATTAATTTAGATCCAGCCTTGCAAAATGTTATTGTGGAGAACAAAGTCGCTCCTGCGAAAGCAGAGAAGCAATTTCAAGCAGAATCTAATAAAATTTCCTCTCCCCTTGTGGGAGAGGATAAAGGTGAGGGGGATTTTAAAGATTTACGTCGAGAACTTCTCTCAAGAAAATACAGTTATAAAACTATAAAAACCTATCTCTACTTCAATAGAGATTTCCTGAACTTTATCGGCAAAGGCCCTTCAGAGATAACCGATAATGACATCAAAGACTATCTGGTTCACCTTGCCGAAGAAAAACAATCCGCTACCTCAACACTCAATCAAGCAATCAATGCCCTCAAATTCTATTATGGTAGTATGCTCAAAAAGAAGTTTATCCATGAAGTCAAAAGACCTCGCAGAGATAGAAAGCTCCCAGTTGTTTTGAGTAAAGAAGAGATTGCAAAAATTCTTAATTCAGTGTATAATATTAAGCATAAGGCAATTTTGATGTTGACATATTCTGCTGGATTAAGGGTTGGTGAAGTTGTAAAATTAAAACTGGAGGATATAGATAGCAATAGAATGCTGATACATATCAAGGGTTCAAAGGGTAGAAAGGACAGATATACGGTACTTTCTGAGACTGCATTACAAATGTTAAGAGAGTTTTGGAAGAAATACAGACCTAAAAAATGGCTTTTTGAAGGGGCAAGGGAGGAAAGGCATCTTTCCATACGGTCTGTGGATAAAATTTTCAGAAATGCCTGCAGTAAAGCCCGAATAAAGAAGGATGTATCAGTACACACCTTGAGACATAGTTTTGCTACGCATCTACTTGAAGCCGGAACTGATTTGCGATATATTCAAGAACTTTTAGGACATGCTCACAGCAAGACAACTGAAATATATACCCATGTCAGCACTAAAAGTCTGGGTAAGATAACAAGTCCACTCGACACTATCAATATGACAAAAGGTGATAAGAAATGA
- a CDS encoding cupin domain-containing protein has product MTQEKASYFISLAYAPKFTRMAGLETTILTGLHGEKMMMVLNATLPGHTVPLHSHPHEQIGMVFAGKARLRIGEEEQIVQKGDFYCIPANVPHSDTCIGDEPFVMLDIFYPVREDFIEKLKRSSGLQEQEGK; this is encoded by the coding sequence ATGACACAAGAGAAAGCCTCGTACTTTATCAGTCTCGCATACGCTCCTAAATTTACCCGGATGGCTGGCTTAGAGACGACAATCCTTACTGGATTGCATGGTGAGAAGATGATGATGGTGCTCAACGCCACGTTGCCAGGTCATACTGTGCCACTACACTCTCATCCACACGAGCAAATTGGAATGGTTTTCGCTGGTAAAGCGAGACTGCGTATCGGAGAAGAAGAACAAATAGTCCAAAAAGGGGATTTCTACTGTATTCCTGCAAATGTTCCGCATAGCGACACCTGCATAGGCGACGAACCTTTTGTGATGTTGGATATTTTCTACCCAGTGCGAGAAGATTTTATCGAGAAGCTCAAGCGGTCCTCAGGTTTACAGGAACAGGAAGGGAAATGA